ATTCATTTTTGCTTTCAAACTGCAGGAGACATGCATTCTACTGCTAAGAAACTGTGCAATCATGAAAGCAAAGAAACACAGTAGTTTGAATTTTTGTTAAATGCGCGCCAAATTTACGATTTTTGACGCATGATACGCCGACGATTTCCGATGGATGGAATGCATCCCCTGATGCAAATGCTACTCCTGACCTCGCTTACCCTCATTTTTATGTTTTTGTTCACCATGCTGGCCATGTTCCTGGTAAGACCTTTATTTGGCATCACCACCATCGACATTGTTTTGCAGAATGCCTTAACTAACACAAACGGAGTGGCAATGAATGCAAACCAGGTGAATGCGATCAAGCTGTTGCAATTCATGTCGTCGCTCGGTGGATTTTTTGTTCCTGCAATACTTTTTGCATTACTCAAATTTCCCGGAGGAGATTTTCTGCGGCTAAGGAGAAAGTTCACACCCTGGCTTTTACCATTGGCTGCATTAGTGCTTGCTTTCGCAGGCCCGTTTATCAGTTTCACCTACCTACTGAATCAACAACTTGATCTTCCGGCATTCCTGGATCCTATCGAAAAAATGATCCGGGATTCAGCAGACTCCAATGAAAAATTAACCTCGTTGTTTTTAAAAATGCCAACAGTGGCAGATCTTTTCATCAACCTGATTGTTGTGGCAGTTATTCCCGCTATTGCTGAAGAATTATTTTTCCGCGGCTGCGTGCAACAAGTGATGAAAGAATGGTTGAAGAATGCACATATCGCCATCTGGATCACCGCCTTCATTTTCAGCTTTATTCATTTTGAATTTTATGGTTTTGTACCAAGGATGCTCCTGGGTGGATTACTCGGATATTTGTTTTATTGGAGCGGAAATTTGTGGGTGCCGATTATTGCACATGGATTTATTAACGGTGGCCAGATTGTGTTAGCATATCTGCATGAACATGGCAGCATTCAATTTGATATTGCCGGTGATGATGCACTTCCCGCTTATGCCATTATTATCTGCACTTTTTTACTGGCCGGGTTGCTCTTTCTTTTCAGAAAAGTCAGCGACCGAAGGAAATTTATTTTTTGACGAATCACCAGAGTTAACATTAGAGGTTTATTTCGATCGGCAGCTCTTTAATCTTCGCTTACTAAACCGGTAAAGCTGGTTTTTATTCAAGCTTACTACAACACTATCGGATGCAACAGGAAGAATGGGTAAAAGTGTATGAATCGCCGATGTTGCATCAGGCCACCATCGCACAAAGCATTCTCAAAGAGCACCACATTGAAGCTGTAATACTGAATCAACAAGACTCTTCCTATATTACCATCGGTGAGATCAGTGTGTATGTTGCGCTCAAAGATTCCATCGCGGCGATCAACATTATTGAAGAAGCATTTTCTGATGATTAGATAAAACCCATTGCACTTTTTTTGATGAATGCAAAAAATCATAACCATGAATGATCTGTCAAAACGAGCACTTACTGCTATTGTATTTGCGGCTGTTATGTTGGGCGGAATTGTAATTCATGAATATGCATTCCTCGTTTTGATGCTGGTAATTCATACAGGTTGTTTGTGGGAATACAATCGACTCATTCAAACGCTACAGGAATATTCCCCACGTCAGCAACGCCGTGCATTTATTTACTCCATCATTTCCGGCACCATCATTTTCTATTTGCTCGGTACGGGTTTCCGGTTTTTACCTTTCGTAAATGAATACATTTATTTCCTGGTGGTACCGCTGTTGTTAGGCTACCTTGTCCTCGAATTATTTCTTAGCAGCAAATCACCGTTGCGCAATGCCGGATTAAATGTTACTGGAATTATTTACATCAGCTTTCCGCTTGCCATGGCCGCTTTTTTCCCATATGCACACGAGCATGGAGCATGGTTTCCCATTCGTTGCGGCCTGATCCTTGGCATTGTATTGCTAGTCTGGACAAATGATACCATGGCCTATTTTTCAGGTTCACTGTTTGGAAAACACAAGTTGTTTCCCTCCGTTTCACCTGCAAAATCGTGGGAAGGATTTATCGGCGGATTTATTTTTGCTGTCTTCGTTGGATGGGTGCTGTCTCATTACTTTAAGCAATTTAATGTAATGGGATGGATGATCGTGGGTGCAATCGTTTCAATTTTCGGAACTATCGGCGACTTAGTAGAATCAATGATTAAAAGATCGGTAGGTGTGAAGGATTCCGGTTCCTTTATGCCCGGTCATGGTGGCTTTTTAGATCGTTTTGATGCTTTCATCTTTTGCATTCCGTTTGTGTTTGGATTTTACATGATTACACTGTTGATGAAATGAGGAGGTATTTTTTATTCATGAATCTTTAAACGTTGACCTATACATATGCTGAGAATTCATAAAGAAGGAACCGCAACATTGTTGCTGATGGCGGTTATACTTATTATCATTAACGGTATGTTGATGATGCTTTTACCAATTCCTGTTTGGATGCTGGTGGCACTGATTATCCTTACAATCAGTTTTTATCTTTTCCTGATTTCTTTCTTCAGAAACCCAAAAAGAAATACAATAATAAATGCCAATGAAATTATTGCACCGGCCGATGGAAAAGTGGTGGTGATTGAGGAAACGATGGAAATGGAATTCTTCAATGCTCCCAGAAGACAGCTTTCCATTTTTATGTCGCCGGCCAACGTACATGTAAACCGCAATCCCATCAGTGGCGAAGTAAAATATGTAAAGCACCATCATGGGAAATTTCTTGTAGCATGGCATCCAAAATCATCCACTGATAATGAACGGACCACTGTGGTAATTGCAAATGATAAAATCGAATTGCTGATGCGGCAAATTGCCGGCATCCTTGCCCGAAGGATTGTCAACTACCTGAATGTGCAGGATACAGTTCATCAGGGCGAAGAATTCGGATTCATCAAATTTGGCTCAAGGGTAGATTTATTTTTGCCATTGGATGCAAAAATTAAAGTGCAATTGAACCAGGATGTACGCGGTGGTGAAACGGTGATCGCTTCCATTTCATGATCACTTCCAATGCATTATCCGGTAAATCATAATTTTTTGTTCCCCGATTTCCTACATGTTTATTCTCCTCCTAAATCTTCTTCTCATGCTACAGCCTGCTCAAACCGGCAATGAAATGCTTACTCCCTACGAAAAAGGAAATGGAAATCAAACCTGCACCTACGATGAATGTATTGCATGGTATCAATTGCTCGATAAGAAATTTGAAGAAGTGCAATTGCTCACCTAC
The genomic region above belongs to Chitinophagaceae bacterium and contains:
- a CDS encoding phosphatidate cytidylyltransferase, translating into MNDLSKRALTAIVFAAVMLGGIVIHEYAFLVLMLVIHTGCLWEYNRLIQTLQEYSPRQQRRAFIYSIISGTIIFYLLGTGFRFLPFVNEYIYFLVVPLLLGYLVLELFLSSKSPLRNAGLNVTGIIYISFPLAMAAFFPYAHEHGAWFPIRCGLILGIVLLVWTNDTMAYFSGSLFGKHKLFPSVSPAKSWEGFIGGFIFAVFVGWVLSHYFKQFNVMGWMIVGAIVSIFGTIGDLVESMIKRSVGVKDSGSFMPGHGGFLDRFDAFIFCIPFVFGFYMITLLMK
- a CDS encoding DUF2007 domain-containing protein, translated to MQQEEWVKVYESPMLHQATIAQSILKEHHIEAVILNQQDSSYITIGEISVYVALKDSIAAINIIEEAFSDD
- a CDS encoding CPBP family intramembrane metalloprotease, whose amino-acid sequence is MIRRRFPMDGMHPLMQMLLLTSLTLIFMFLFTMLAMFLVRPLFGITTIDIVLQNALTNTNGVAMNANQVNAIKLLQFMSSLGGFFVPAILFALLKFPGGDFLRLRRKFTPWLLPLAALVLAFAGPFISFTYLLNQQLDLPAFLDPIEKMIRDSADSNEKLTSLFLKMPTVADLFINLIVVAVIPAIAEELFFRGCVQQVMKEWLKNAHIAIWITAFIFSFIHFEFYGFVPRMLLGGLLGYLFYWSGNLWVPIIAHGFINGGQIVLAYLHEHGSIQFDIAGDDALPAYAIIICTFLLAGLLFLFRKVSDRRKFIF
- a CDS encoding phosphatidylserine decarboxylase family protein, producing the protein MRIHKEGTATLLLMAVILIIINGMLMMLLPIPVWMLVALIILTISFYLFLISFFRNPKRNTIINANEIIAPADGKVVVIEETMEMEFFNAPRRQLSIFMSPANVHVNRNPISGEVKYVKHHHGKFLVAWHPKSSTDNERTTVVIANDKIELLMRQIAGILARRIVNYLNVQDTVHQGEEFGFIKFGSRVDLFLPLDAKIKVQLNQDVRGGETVIASIS